The region TTAGCCTTTGGCTAAAATTTTATTTGAATAATAAATATTTATGGGTTTATTTAGTTCGGATTACAGTTACTTGGGGATTAATCTTGGGACTTCCAGTGTTAAGCTGGTTGAACTTGGGAATAATAACGGAGTCCCGCATTTGCTTACTTATGGTTTTACAGAGCAGTCTATTGATATCATTAAAGATGATTCTGAGTCGGCGAAGCAAGAAATTGTAAGAATTTTAAATCAATTATGCAAAGAAGCAAAAGTAAGTAGCAATAAGGTTGTTACGGCTTTGCCTACTTTTTCTGTTTTTTCTTCTGTTATTAGCATGCCAAAAATGAGTAAAAAAGATTTATCTTCCGCCGTGCTTTGGGAAGCAAAAAAAATTATCCCAATGCCATTTGAAGATATTATTTTGGATTGGTATATTCTTAATGAGGATTCAAGCTCGCAAAAGTCTAAATTTAGAAATCTTTTTAATAAAATTAAAAAAGAAAAGCCGAAAGCAAAAGAAGGAAATATTGATGAAAAAAATACCAAAAATTCTTTGTTAAATAGTAATCAAGGTGAAAATAAAGGTGATGAAGATATCAAAGTTCTTTTAACAGGAGCGCCTAAAAATTTAGTTACAAAATATATTGATATTTTTCAGAGAGCCGACCTTAATTTATTAAGTTTAGAAACTGAAATTTTTGCTTTAGTCAGGGCATTGGTTGGAAACGATAAATCAACTTTAATTATTGTTGATATTGGAGCAATGTCAACTAATATTTCTTTAGTAAAAAATGGATCAGTAGTTATAAACAGAAGTATTGAGTTAGGGGGAAAAAATGTTACTAGTGAAATTAGCCAAAATTTGAATGTCGCGTTTAAAAGGGCCGAACAGTTTAAATTTGACATAGGGATTAATGCCGAAGGACAAGCAGACAGTTCAATTTTTAAGTCAATAGAAAATACAATAAGTCCAATTGTGGATGAAATAAAATATACAATCGATTTTTTTAAAAATCAGTTAAATTTCGGCCAGTCAGAAAGCGATGTTGTAGAAAAAATAATTTTAACAGGCGGGTCATCATCACTTTCTTATTTGTCTGAATATTTAGCTAAACAGCTGAATAAAAAAGTTTATATTGGAGATCCTATGGCAAGAATAGTTTATCCAGAGGATTTAAAGCCTATTATTGACGATGTTGGATCTAAACTGTCAGTTGCGGTAGGTTTGGCAATGAGGGAGATAGAATAAAAGCCAAAATACTCAAATATTCAAACATTTTAACACTTTAACATTTAGACATTTAAACACACTAACATTTTAAGATAATTTTCAATTTCCAAATTATTTTGTTATTTATTATTTGAAAATTGATAATTGAAAATTGAGTCATTGAGCATTCATTGAAAATTAAAAATTAGAAATTGAAAATTAAAATATTATGCCGATAAATTTATTGCCTAAAAAGTTTAAAGAAAAAGAAAAAAAAGAGATACGTAAAAAAGAGAAATTGGTTAAAAGCGTTGAAATGCGCGTTCCAAGCAAATCAGGAGAGGATGAGAATAAAAAAAATGAGAGAAATTTTTTTTCTAATTTTTTTTATTCTCTTTTTTTTAGAAAGGAAAAAGCAAGTAATAAGATTGATAATAGGGGAAAAGAGAAATTTTTAGAAGAAAAAAAAAGAAAAGAAATAACTAATTTTTTGAAACATAAAAAAGAAATTGGGATAGATGACAAAGAAGCCAAAACAAAAATGCGTGAGACA is a window of Patescibacteria group bacterium DNA encoding:
- the pilM gene encoding pilus assembly protein PilM, with the translated sequence MGLFSSDYSYLGINLGTSSVKLVELGNNNGVPHLLTYGFTEQSIDIIKDDSESAKQEIVRILNQLCKEAKVSSNKVVTALPTFSVFSSVISMPKMSKKDLSSAVLWEAKKIIPMPFEDIILDWYILNEDSSSQKSKFRNLFNKIKKEKPKAKEGNIDEKNTKNSLLNSNQGENKGDEDIKVLLTGAPKNLVTKYIDIFQRADLNLLSLETEIFALVRALVGNDKSTLIIVDIGAMSTNISLVKNGSVVINRSIELGGKNVTSEISQNLNVAFKRAEQFKFDIGINAEGQADSSIFKSIENTISPIVDEIKYTIDFFKNQLNFGQSESDVVEKIILTGGSSSLSYLSEYLAKQLNKKVYIGDPMARIVYPEDLKPIIDDVGSKLSVAVGLAMREIE